The Candidatus Nomurabacteria bacterium genome has a segment encoding these proteins:
- a CDS encoding ParB/RepB/Spo0J family partition protein, with protein MQGKYENSIFFIDVNKIYPNPYQPRREFDEKALEDLADSIRQYGVLQPLVVSRIEKETIEGGLVTEYELIAGERRLRASKKAGLQEVPVIIRVGDDSMMKLELAIIENLQREDLNPVDRARAFLRLQDEFKFTHAEIGKKVGKSRVYVSNTLRLLSMPQEILDALSEGKISEGHTRPLLMLSDRPEEQTVLFKEIIYKKITVREAEKIARSVANDKVRKKEYIIDPEIGEMEQKFQDALGTRVHIEKRANGGKIEIDFFTNEDLSMILEMLSTKDKKDPYEMLKKFEEKMEVTDEPKEEVSENTQDETIEQMDDRSEEEKKKEDDQDLYDLSNFSL; from the coding sequence ATGCAAGGAAAATACGAGAACTCAATATTTTTTATAGATGTAAACAAAATCTATCCTAACCCTTATCAGCCAAGAAGAGAATTTGATGAAAAAGCTCTGGAAGATTTGGCAGACTCTATAAGACAATACGGTGTGCTTCAGCCACTTGTTGTTTCTAGAATAGAAAAGGAAACGATAGAAGGTGGACTAGTTACAGAGTATGAACTAATTGCTGGTGAAAGAAGACTGAGAGCTTCTAAAAAAGCAGGACTACAAGAAGTTCCAGTAATCATAAGAGTTGGAGACGACAGTATGATGAAGCTCGAACTGGCTATAATCGAGAACTTACAAAGAGAAGATCTAAATCCAGTAGATAGAGCGAGAGCGTTTTTGCGACTACAAGACGAGTTCAAGTTTACTCACGCAGAGATAGGGAAGAAGGTTGGAAAAAGTAGAGTTTATGTTTCCAATACACTCAGACTTCTATCTATGCCACAAGAAATCTTGGATGCGCTTTCTGAGGGTAAGATCTCCGAAGGTCACACAAGACCCCTTCTTATGCTTTCTGATAGACCAGAGGAGCAAACTGTTTTGTTCAAAGAAATAATTTACAAAAAGATAACTGTTAGAGAAGCTGAAAAAATTGCCAGAAGCGTTGCCAACGACAAGGTTAGAAAGAAAGAATACATAATCGATCCGGAGATAGGTGAAATGGAACAAAAGTTCCAAGACGCTCTAGGCACAAGAGTTCATATAGAAAAAAGAGCCAATGGTGGCAAGATAGAAATAGATTTCTTCACCAACGAAGACTTGTCTATGATTCTAGAAATGCTTTCGACCAAAGACAAAAAAGATCCTTATGAAATGCTCAAAAAGTTTGAAGAAAAGATGGAAGTTACAGATGAGCCAAAAGAAGAAGTTTCCGAAAATACACAAGATGAAACTATAGAGCAAATGGATGATCGATCCGAAGAAGAAAAGAAAAAAGAAGACGATCAAGATCTTTATGATCTTTCTAATTTTTCACTTTAG
- the miaA gene encoding tRNA (adenosine(37)-N6)-dimethylallyltransferase MiaA encodes MKKPFVISIVGPTSSGKTGFSIELAKKLKKIGINSEIVSADSRQVYKGLDLLSGKVTKKEMSGVPHHMLDVANPKKTYSVSLYKKDAERKINEILSRGNLPIIVGGTGFYIDAITKGVVLPQVAPDKNLRDKLSNKTEKELFSMLKKLDKNRAETIDFKNKVRLIRAIEIANSIGKVPKTKSNPRYEVETIYLDLEDGVLKEKIKQRIISRIKSGMIKEAENLHKKGLSWKRMEGLGLECRFVSQYLQGKISKQEMIESLEKATWQYVKRQRTWFKR; translated from the coding sequence ATGAAAAAACCATTTGTTATATCAATAGTTGGACCAACTTCTTCTGGAAAGACTGGTTTTTCTATAGAACTAGCAAAAAAACTAAAAAAGATAGGCATAAACTCCGAGATAGTTTCTGCTGACTCAAGACAAGTATACAAGGGTCTTGATTTACTTTCTGGTAAAGTCACAAAGAAAGAAATGTCTGGGGTCCCTCATCACATGCTAGATGTAGCAAATCCAAAAAAAACTTATTCTGTTTCGCTTTACAAAAAAGATGCTGAAAGAAAAATAAACGAAATTCTTTCAAGAGGAAACTTACCTATAATAGTAGGAGGAACAGGATTTTATATAGACGCAATAACAAAAGGCGTGGTGCTACCTCAAGTAGCGCCAGACAAAAACTTGCGAGATAAGCTTTCTAATAAAACTGAAAAAGAGCTATTCTCTATGCTCAAAAAATTGGACAAAAACAGGGCAGAGACAATCGATTTCAAAAACAAAGTTAGACTAATAAGAGCCATAGAAATAGCAAACTCTATAGGCAAAGTTCCCAAGACAAAATCTAATCCGAGATACGAAGTAGAAACTATATATTTAGATTTAGAAGATGGTGTTTTGAAAGAAAAAATAAAACAAAGGATTATTTCTAGAATAAAATCAGGAATGATAAAAGAAGCAGAAAACTTACACAAAAAAGGCCTTTCTTGGAAAAGGATGGAAGGGCTTGGTCTTGAGTGTAGGTTTGTTTCTCAATATCTACAAGGAAAAATATCAAAACAAGAAATGATAGAGTCCCTAGAAAAAGCTACTTGGCAATACGTCAAACGTCAAAGAACTTGGTTTAAGAGATAA
- the rpmG gene encoding 50S ribosomal protein L33: MSQDRLFKLACGDCKRINYWSSKNKKILQNKLELKKYCKWCNKNTLHKEQKK, translated from the coding sequence ATGTCACAAGATAGATTATTTAAGCTTGCTTGCGGAGATTGCAAAAGAATAAACTACTGGTCAAGCAAAAACAAGAAAATACTTCAAAATAAGCTTGAACTGAAAAAGTACTGTAAATGGTGTAATAAGAACACTCTTCACAAAGAGCAAAAGAAATAA
- the msrA gene encoding peptide-methionine (S)-S-oxide reductase MsrA yields MKKEVILGGGCFWCTEADLRKIEGVIDVMPGYAGEKEGSPTYENHNGYREAVRVEYDEEKVTYKKICQFFLDHIDPTDAGGQFFDRGDSYKTAIYYDGDEEKFIAESLIKELEESRLFDKPIATEVLKKAYFYVAEDYHQNYADKNPVRYGLYKEGSGRVLFVNNVCQAREEKNIKWKD; encoded by the coding sequence ATGAAGAAAGAAGTAATTTTGGGAGGAGGATGTTTTTGGTGTACAGAGGCAGATCTCAGGAAAATAGAAGGTGTTATAGATGTGATGCCTGGTTATGCGGGAGAAAAAGAAGGTTCACCTACTTATGAAAATCACAACGGGTATAGAGAAGCTGTAAGAGTAGAATATGATGAAGAAAAAGTGACCTACAAGAAAATATGTCAGTTTTTTCTAGACCATATAGACCCAACAGATGCTGGTGGACAGTTTTTTGATAGAGGTGACTCATACAAAACAGCTATATACTATGATGGAGACGAAGAAAAGTTTATAGCAGAATCTCTTATAAAAGAGTTAGAAGAAAGCAGACTTTTCGACAAGCCTATAGCAACAGAGGTACTAAAAAAAGCATATTTTTATGTAGCAGAAGACTATCACCAGAACTATGCTGATAAAAATCCAGTAAGATATGGCTTATACAAAGAGGGTTCCGGAAGGGTTTTGTTTGTGAACAATGTTTGCCAGGCTAGGGAAGAGAAGAATATAAAGTGGAAGGATTAG
- a CDS encoding AAA family ATPase, whose product MQPFNNFTTKAKEAIKRSHELAVERGQNHVNTYHMLAALLMQEESIVISILEKMNVDVELLSETVIDIIEDPERSQTLSPSFQIYVTPDLAQVLDQSGKVARFLKDEFISTEHLFIAILDSSDDVRDFLAKFKISKDEALTILEDIRSGKIDTNPKEKRFRLLSKYTRNLTDMAREDKLDPVIGRDTEIMRIMQILSRRTKNNPILIGEAGTGKTAAVEGLAQRIAKGDVSESLKNKEIVSLDIGSLLAGTKYRGEFEERLKGVMKEMEKADGTIILFIDEIHTIVGAGAAEGAMDASNMLKPALARGELRAIGATTLKEYQKHIEKDPAFARRFQPVFVDEPSVEDTVAILRGLKEKYELYHGVRITDDAIVAAVSFSTRYITNRFLPDKAVDLIDEASSSLRIALENKPQVLEDAHRKIMRYEIEKEALKKEIDSKKKSGGETNKKTKERIDEINKEIANLKEKTSDIEIRWKNEKELLTAISKIKKELESIRLEAESAEARSDLGKAAEIRYGKIPVLEKELDQKMTRLKKLQKSRRILKEEINEEDIAEVVSRWTGIPLSKMLEEEREKLSRMEDELKKRVVGQDEAIEKIADVVRRSRAGISDPNKPIGSFIFLGPTGVGKTELTKTLAEFMFNDEKALIRVDMSEYMERHSVSKLVGSPPGYVGYDESGQFTEAVRHRPYSVVLFDEIEKAHPEVFNILLQVLDEGRLTDGKGRVVNFKNTIIIMTSNLGSQFIDKMESMGFSNNSEKQDYKNMKDKVDGALKDFFRPEFLNRVDETIVFDILSKEVIREIVEIRLEKMTQRLKDKGIEVEISNSALEYLAKEGYDPHYGARPLNRIIQNKILSPVASMIIKGELLKNDTVVIDEKAENLIIENKKTGGKRTKKKIKDDVLV is encoded by the coding sequence AAACTCTTTCTCCATCTTTTCAGATATACGTTACACCAGACTTGGCACAAGTTCTCGATCAATCTGGAAAAGTCGCAAGATTTTTGAAAGATGAGTTTATATCGACAGAACACCTTTTTATCGCGATACTAGATTCTTCAGATGATGTAAGAGATTTTCTAGCGAAGTTCAAAATATCAAAAGACGAGGCTCTCACAATACTTGAAGATATAAGAAGCGGAAAGATAGATACAAATCCAAAAGAAAAAAGATTTAGACTTCTTTCAAAGTACACAAGAAACCTGACAGACATGGCTCGTGAAGACAAGCTAGATCCTGTTATAGGAAGAGATACAGAAATAATGCGTATCATGCAGATTCTTTCTCGTAGAACAAAAAACAATCCTATACTTATCGGAGAAGCTGGTACAGGAAAAACTGCTGCTGTAGAAGGTCTTGCCCAGAGGATAGCAAAAGGGGATGTATCTGAATCTCTAAAAAACAAAGAGATAGTTTCTCTAGACATCGGTTCCCTTCTTGCTGGAACAAAATACAGGGGCGAGTTCGAAGAAAGACTAAAGGGTGTAATGAAAGAAATGGAAAAGGCAGATGGAACTATAATCCTATTTATCGACGAGATACACACAATAGTTGGTGCTGGTGCAGCAGAAGGAGCTATGGATGCTTCAAACATGCTAAAACCTGCTCTTGCTAGAGGTGAACTAAGAGCTATAGGTGCAACAACTCTAAAAGAATACCAAAAACACATAGAAAAAGACCCAGCATTTGCTAGACGTTTTCAACCTGTGTTTGTAGATGAACCAAGTGTAGAAGACACTGTAGCAATCTTGAGAGGTTTGAAAGAAAAGTATGAGCTTTATCATGGAGTTCGTATAACTGATGACGCTATAGTTGCGGCTGTTAGTTTTTCGACAAGATATATAACAAACAGATTTCTACCAGACAAAGCAGTCGATCTAATCGACGAAGCTTCTTCGTCACTTCGTATTGCTCTTGAGAATAAACCCCAAGTTCTAGAAGACGCCCATAGAAAAATCATGAGATATGAGATAGAAAAAGAAGCCCTCAAGAAAGAAATAGATTCAAAGAAAAAATCTGGTGGAGAAACAAATAAAAAAACAAAAGAAAGGATTGATGAAATCAACAAAGAAATCGCAAACCTGAAAGAAAAGACTTCTGATATAGAGATCAGATGGAAGAACGAAAAAGAACTTCTTACTGCTATATCAAAGATCAAGAAGGAACTAGAGTCTATAAGACTAGAAGCAGAAAGTGCTGAAGCTAGAAGCGATCTCGGTAAAGCTGCAGAAATAAGATATGGAAAAATTCCAGTTCTAGAAAAAGAACTTGATCAGAAAATGACCAGACTAAAAAAACTTCAGAAATCTAGAAGAATCTTGAAAGAAGAAATCAACGAAGAAGATATAGCTGAAGTTGTTTCTCGTTGGACAGGGATACCACTGTCGAAGATGCTAGAAGAAGAAAGAGAGAAGCTTTCTCGCATGGAAGACGAGCTGAAGAAACGTGTTGTTGGACAAGACGAGGCAATCGAGAAAATCGCAGACGTAGTGAGACGCTCTCGTGCTGGTATAAGTGACCCGAACAAACCAATAGGATCATTTATTTTCCTAGGTCCAACAGGTGTTGGTAAAACAGAGCTTACTAAAACTCTAGCAGAGTTTATGTTCAATGATGAAAAAGCACTGATAAGAGTAGATATGTCAGAGTACATGGAAAGACACAGTGTTTCAAAACTAGTAGGTTCGCCTCCTGGATATGTTGGTTATGATGAAAGTGGACAGTTTACTGAAGCTGTAAGACATAGACCATACTCTGTAGTTTTGTTTGATGAGATCGAGAAGGCGCACCCAGAGGTGTTCAATATACTTCTTCAGGTACTAGATGAAGGAAGGCTAACAGATGGAAAAGGTAGAGTTGTAAACTTCAAGAATACAATCATAATCATGACAAGTAACTTGGGATCACAATTTATCGACAAGATGGAGTCTATGGGATTCTCAAACAATTCCGAAAAGCAGGATTACAAAAACATGAAAGACAAAGTAGATGGTGCGCTAAAAGACTTCTTTAGACCAGAATTCCTAAACCGTGTAGATGAAACAATAGTGTTTGATATCTTGTCAAAAGAAGTGATAAGAGAAATCGTAGAGATAAGACTAGAGAAGATGACCCAAAGACTAAAAGACAAAGGTATAGAAGTAGAGATCTCAAACAGTGCTCTAGAGTATCTAGCAAAAGAGGGTTATGACCCGCACTATGGTGCAAGACCACTAAATAGAATAATCCAAAACAAAATTCTTTCACCAGTTGCTTCTATGATTATAAAAGGAGAACTTCTAAAGAACGACACAGTTGTGATAGATGAGAAGGCTGAAAACCTAATAATCGAAAACAAAAAAACTGGAGGAAAAAGAACAAAGAAAAAAATAAAAGATGATGTTCTAGTATAA